GATTTCCGTGGAAGCATACGTATTTGAGAGTTTATTTTCCGAAATTGCAGAATGAATTTGTTTGATAAATTCTTTTTTACTCGGAAGAGCCCTATTTTCCTTCACCCAGCGTTGGATAGCATTGAATGTAATTTGATTTACGCCGTCTACATATCGATGACTGGTGGAAGCATCCGTCGGTTGCGGTCTTGCAAAAACAGGATTCATTTTGAGACACGATTCGATCTTACCGTCGGATGAATCTTCGGCCGGATTAAAATCCACCATACAGATTTTTTTTATGATCGGAGGTTTGTATCTCGTACAAAGTTCTTTGAGAAATTGTAAGGTTTTATCTTTATCAAGATCCAATTCCTTTGCTAATTGATCGACGTTAGGAAGGATTTTATTGGCAACGAATTTATCCGTCCAATCGCCAATAACGAGTAAAAGTTTATGAATTTTTTTATATTGAAAATCGTTTCTGGCCTCAAGCGACTGAGTCAACTGTAATGCGGTATTATAATCCGCCACTTTGAGTTCAGGGGATTGAGACTCCAGCATGGAATGTCATTATTATCCCAAGAAATTTTTTTTGTAAAGAAGTTCTGCATTTAATAACGCAGCCCCCGCCGCTCCTCGAATTGTATTGTGACTTAAAACGACATATTTCCAATCGAAAATCGGATCGGGTCTGAGGCGACCTATCACCGTAGTCATTCCTTTGCCGGTATCCAAATCCAATCTAGGTTGCGGCCGATCCTCTTCTTCTCTATAAAAAATAACCGGATTCGGAGCTAAAGGAAGACCTAACTTCTGGGGCTCCCCTGAAAATTCTTTCCAAGCAGAAAGAATTTCTTCCTTAGAAGGTCTCTTTTTAAATTTTACGGAAACACAAACCGTATGGCCATCGAAAACCGGGACCCGATTGCAATGCGCGGAAATTGGGAAATCGGCGTGTAGAATTTTTCCGTTTTCAACTTTTCCGAGACATTTCAAAGGCTCAAGTTCCGCCTTTTCTTCTTCCCCTCCAATATGCGGAACCACGTTTCCTAAAATATCCATCGTAGGAACACCCGGATAACCCGCGCCGCTGATCGCCTGCATAGAAAAGAGCATAACGGACTCGATACCGAAACGATCAAAAAGAGGTTTAAGAGAAATCGTAACCCCCATAATCGTACAATTTGAGTTAGTGATAATCTTGCCTTTCGTTTTCTGAGAAGTTAAAACATCCAAATGGGAAGAATTCACTTCCGCGGAGAGAATAGGAACCGTGGGGTCCATCCTATGATTTTTAGAATTTGAAATGATATGGATTCCTGCGTTCGCATAATTCGTTTCCACTTTACCGGCAATGCTTGAATCCAAACCGGAAAATGCTAATACGACATCCTTCATTTTAGCGGGATCGGGAGTGGTAATCACCATATTCTTCACATAAGCAGGGATATCGGAAGAGATTTTCCATCTCGTCTTCATCACATCACCGTACGTTTTTCCCGCGCTGTTCTCGGAAGCGCAAAGGTGTGTAACCTCGAAGTACGGATGATGATCCAGCAATTGAATAAACCGCTGACCTACGGAACCGGTGGCTCCTAAAACGGCAACTTTAACCCTGCTCATAATTTAAATTAAACGGTAAACCGCCCTCACAATCTGTGTTAATTTGGCCGATGTGGCTCGGCTCGTTTATCAAGGTTTCAAAGGATTGCCTCTTTGTCTTTCAGAAATTTTGACAAATTCTTCCGCATAAATCGGACTCATTTTCATCATACCCGGAAAGGTAAAATGATGATAATCACTGAAATCCTGCATGGTAAGAGAATCTTTCAGATCGCTAAACCAAACCCCATTTCCAGAAATATCTTTCAGGAACAAAAGATGATCCTTATACCAATTCGAATATTGATACCAATCCAAACTGATCGGATTTTCGGGATTATTTACGATCCAGAGAGGGATTTCTTTTTCCTTTAAGAAATCCGCAAATTTTTTCAGATATTGAAAATGAAGAACGGGAACAAATTTCTCCTCTCGAATTCGAAGTTTGGCGTCCTTAAGAGCAATTAAGTAACCTATCCCAGGTCTCTGGGCGTAGTCCTCAAGTAGACGAAAGTTAAAGTACTTAGAATATTCTAAATCACTCATATTCAGATAACGAAGATCTTCGAGTCTCTCCTCTCTTGTATATTGCATTCCGTTTCTTGGAAAATCCGTACCGAAGGTTTGTTGCAGTCGAACCCCGAGCCTATCGTAATTCCAATCCTTATTTTCCCCTTCGGCATAGTAAGGAATCCAGGTCTTGGAAAGCTCCGCGGTAATTGGCAAGCCCGGATCCTCAGAATCGAAAAAGTTTCCCAATAGGATTTTTTTCCAACCAGGTTCGGAAAAGGAAAAATTACGAATCATATTCTTTTTTTGGAATGTGATATTGAGCGGTCCCGAAAAAAGAATCTCAGGCACGATCTGAACGAAAAAACCTTCTTTTTTCATTTTTTCTGTGAGGTTAAAAGAAAATTTTTTACCAGTCCAACCCAGAGAAGTCACCCGTTCCGGGACTTGAACACCATTGTATCCGTGATAACTCGTGCTCCTTCCGTAACGATGCTCATAAAGAGATCGTAGATTTTTCCAAAAGACATCCTTGTATCGATAAAATCCGAAAAAAGAAGCGGATATATATTCGCTAGTTCTCACAAATCCGAGCTCAGAAAAGAACGCAAGCACAGTTTCCAAAGGAAAGATAAAACGAGATTGAGGAGCCTCGAAAAAATCAAGTGCGTCCAAAAGAAGAAGTTTCGGATCGATTGTTTCATTTTTGTTGGAAGGATTCAAAGAATACGCGCGGTGTAATCTCCAATCAATAAAGTTAATTGGAAAAACGACAAAATCGGGTTCTAATTCCACGATCTTGTTACGACAGAGCCACGCATCCAAAGGAGTCATTCCCGCGTAAGAAAGAAACTCCACATCAGCTTCTTTTCCGGTTCTTTTGAAAATCTCCTTACGAAAAGATTCTCTGTCGAAAGAATAATGAGCAATACTCGAACCTATAATTAAAATTCTAGGATGGCTTTTTTGTTTTTCTCGAAGTGTAAAGTATTCGTATAAAAAATTATAAAAGTGATTTGAGCTCCAAGGGGATTCATTCGGAACTTTCCAAATCAAAATCCGAAAAAAAAGAAAATCTAATAGACACAAAATTAAGATCCCGGCCGTCAAAATAAGTCCGTTACTCGTACGTTTAGATTTACCGGCCTTAGGCTCTATGTTTTCTGTTTGATCCAAAATAAATGTTCCTTTCTTTGAATACTCCAAAACCACAAATTCTTAGAATCCAAGCCCATGTCCAGGAACTTCTTTTTTAGTTTTACCATTGACTTAAGCCGAAGATACCACAAAAAGGAAACCGAAATCAATGCCACTTGTAATAACCAACTTTGCAGATCAATTAAATCTACAGATAAACTTGTCGAAAGTGCAACAATCCCCCGTAAAAAATTGGTTATGCCGCTCTACAAATTGAGTATTGCCTTTTGACAGAATGTTACAATACGTTTTCAGTTTAATTTTATTTTTTGCTTCCCTTCTTTTTTCTTTATCCCTCAGCCCGCAAGAAATCTACCTCAACTCGGATATTCTTTATCTTCCCACGCTCGCCTTGGACGTGTTAGCGGATGGAGGAAATTTTCTTTCCTGGTCCTTTACTCCTTCTCCATATTTTTTTCCGGATTTTCCGATCGTATCCATTCTTTTTTTAATTTTTGAAAACGCACAAAAGGCACTGATTTGTTTTGCATTCTTACAAACGATCTTGTTTACCATTTTGATGGAACGTTTCTGGCTTTTCGCAAGAGAAGAAAGAAAAGGGAAACCTCTTTCCTCCAAAGAAATAAGGCGAGTTAGATCTTGGATTTTACTTCTTATTTCGTTTTTACTTTTGATCGCAAAAAATTTTCCAACTCTTTATATTATGTTTTTACCTTCCATTCATACGAGCGCGTTTTTAGTAACTTTATACGCTTGGCCGCTGATTCATAAAACATTCCAAAAGCGTAAAGTATGGATCTTAACCCTTTGGATTGTACTCACAGCCGCATCCGATCGCATCCTATTTGTAGAGTTGATTGTTCCTGGAATTTTGGCAGGATTTCTATTTCCTTCTCAGATACCAAGGAGCCAGAGATCGGAATGGAAACGTTTATTCCCGCTCCCGGAAAGTTCCAAAATTCTAATAGTTTCGGGGATTGCAGGGTTGATCTTACATGAGGTTCTCAAATCTTTTTTGTTTATCGAAAGATCGGGAAAAATTCCCATCAATCTTTCTCTAACTCGGGCGATAATGGACGGTACTCGTTTTTTTATGGAAGCACAGGCTTGGATTTTTTCCGGATTCAAGAGCAAGATTCCAATTCCTGCGATCTTAATTTCTATCCTAATCATTGCATTAACTCTTAGTTTGATAAGGATTAAAAAATCAAAATCGACCGCGTTTTTATTTTTCTTATTCGCGATCCTTTTCTTTGCACCAATCTTAACTGGATTGTATATTGACGAGTATAGCCTACGTTATGTGTCTCCTGCTTTGATCTTGGCCCCATTTTTACTACTCTCTATAACCGAGTTTCCAAAGCGAAATTTGGCACTAACGATCTTTCTTTTATTTCTTTTACTCTTGTTCATAAGACAAAAAGCACCTCAAAATATCGAGAATTCGTTTTATCGTCTTTTCCAGACGGTACCACAGGAAGCGCAATGTGCGGACGAAATTTCCGAAAAAACGCCAATTTCACTCGTTATTTCCGACTTTTGGACTGCAAAAAGAATCCGAGTCTTTTCCAAAAAGAGAATCCCATCGATTCATGTTGCATATGGAACATTAGAAGGTTCTCATACGATTTCAAATCGAGAATGGTATCTCAAAGATTATCCGGGAACTGTCGCTGTTTTTACCCAGGGATTGGGAGAGAATCGTATCCAAGAAATATACGGAACACCGTCTGGAAAGACGCAGTGCGGAGAATCAAAAATTTATTTTTACACAGACTTCCGTAAAATCGGACAAACCTTGCGTAAACCCTTTCAAAAAACGAAATAAAGAAAGGGCTTCGTTTCTGCGGTCAAAACAACACCCACAATAAAACCCAAGGCGCTTAAAAAAGCAAAAAGACTCCAGTGAAGATTTTCCCTAAAACGGGAAAATGCCTCAGAAAGCTCCTCTTTTTTACCGATCCAAGTGGCCAAAGCCATAAAAAGAAGAATCGTTAAAAAATGACTCTGCATCGTATAAGTCGGTTCGATACCTTCACGAAACAAAAACAAAGTTTTGAAAAGTTCAATCGACCCAGAAAACGTTTTTGAACGAAAAAAAACCCAAACCAAACAAACAGAAAGAATTACAAAAATTTGATACAAGAATTTTATTCCACGACGAAACATAGAATCTTCCTTCCAGGGAAAACTCACCGAATCCTGAAACCATCGTTCCGAAGCCAACAAAATCCCATGTAAAAAACCCCAGATCACAAAATTCCAACTCGCACCGTGCCAAAGCCCGCCGAAAAGCATAGTAATCAAAAGGTTCCGGTACGTGGTAAAATCAGCAATCCGATTCCCTCCAAGAGGAATATAAAGGTATTCTCGAAGCCAACCGGAGAGAGAAATATGCCATCTTCTCCAGAAATCGGAAAAACTCGTAGCGGTATAAGGAAGTTTGAAATTTTCGGGTAAACGAACTCCTAAAAGAAGTGCGGAACCGATGGCAATGTCCGTATAACCGGAAAAATCACAGTAAATTTGGATCGAATAAGAAATAACTCCCAACCACGCAAAAAAAGTTGAAATTGACTCCGGAAATTGATAAGCGAAATCAGAAATTACCGAGATTCGGTCTGCGATCACTGCCTTTTTCACAAAACCTAAAAGAATCAGCCAAATCCCTTCCCGAAGAGGAACATTATCCCAGCTAAACATGTTACGTAATGCAGGCAAAAGGATTTTTGCGGAAATGATCGGACCCGCAACGAGTTGAGGAAAGAAGGACAAAAATAAAGCATAATGGAAAAAGTTCTTTTCTGGTTGAATGCGTTGTCTATAAACATCGATCGAATAGCTAAGAGATTGGAATGTATAAAACGAAATTCCAACAGGCAAAATGACCTTTAAAGTCGGCGCAGAAATTTGCCAACCGAGAGAATGAAAAAGAGTCAAAAATGAATTTATAAAAAAATGAAAGTATTTAAAGAATCCAAGAACGGAAAGATTTCCCAATAATGAAAGAAAAAGAAGAGCTTTTCTTTTACGAAGATTTCTCTGAAAACCCAAAGCTCTTCCGACAGAATAATCCAAAACTGTAGTAAAAAGAATCAAAGCCCCGAAACGGTAGTCCCAAGAAAAATAAAAGTAATAACTAACCAAAAGTAAAAAGCCAAGAACAAATGAATTTTTCTTTGGGTAAACCGCGGCAAAAATCCATCGAACACACCAAACGATTGCAAAAAAAAGAAAATATTGTGGAGTCGTAAAATTCATCGGAATCGAAATTGTATCCAGAATCCCGACAAAACGGAAATCCTCCAGTTGTTTTTCAATTCAATCCGACATTTCAGTTCGAAAGGGCAACTTGGACGATATATATTTTTGCCTCTTTTTTAGATAAACATTCTATTTCGTAAGTATTTTAGCGTGATTCGACCTAAGAAAATCAGAGTTGTTATCGCTAACGATTATCACCAGTCACTACAGAACTTCTTTGCAAAAATCGTTTAAAACCATAGAAAGAACGTAAAGAAAGGTAATCTACGGAAACTAACCGCGCTTCGAACGATTAAGGTCAGGATAAATATTATATAGCCTATAATGTTGCCTTGATTTCTTGAAACATGAGAGTTCCCGCATTTTATTGCGATAAAATTAAGACGTTTATCTACGTCGACTCACGTTATTTTAAGAAAAAAACGGTTATCTACAATCAAAATTGTACTGAAACCCCGTAATAAAAATCC
The DNA window shown above is from Leptospira mayottensis 200901116 and carries:
- the asd gene encoding aspartate-semialdehyde dehydrogenase, producing MSRVKVAVLGATGSVGQRFIQLLDHHPYFEVTHLCASENSAGKTYGDVMKTRWKISSDIPAYVKNMVITTPDPAKMKDVVLAFSGLDSSIAGKVETNYANAGIHIISNSKNHRMDPTVPILSAEVNSSHLDVLTSQKTKGKIITNSNCTIMGVTISLKPLFDRFGIESVMLFSMQAISGAGYPGVPTMDILGNVVPHIGGEEEKAELEPLKCLGKVENGKILHADFPISAHCNRVPVFDGHTVCVSVKFKKRPSKEEILSAWKEFSGEPQKLGLPLAPNPVIFYREEEDRPQPRLDLDTGKGMTTVIGRLRPDPIFDWKYVVLSHNTIRGAAGAALLNAELLYKKNFLG
- a CDS encoding MBOAT family O-acyltransferase; this translates as MNFTTPQYFLFFAIVWCVRWIFAAVYPKKNSFVLGFLLLVSYYFYFSWDYRFGALILFTTVLDYSVGRALGFQRNLRKRKALLFLSLLGNLSVLGFFKYFHFFINSFLTLFHSLGWQISAPTLKVILPVGISFYTFQSLSYSIDVYRQRIQPEKNFFHYALFLSFFPQLVAGPIISAKILLPALRNMFSWDNVPLREGIWLILLGFVKKAVIADRISVISDFAYQFPESISTFFAWLGVISYSIQIYCDFSGYTDIAIGSALLLGVRLPENFKLPYTATSFSDFWRRWHISLSGWLREYLYIPLGGNRIADFTTYRNLLITMLFGGLWHGASWNFVIWGFLHGILLASERWFQDSVSFPWKEDSMFRRGIKFLYQIFVILSVCLVWVFFRSKTFSGSIELFKTLFLFREGIEPTYTMQSHFLTILLFMALATWIGKKEELSEAFSRFRENLHWSLFAFLSALGFIVGVVLTAETKPFLYFVF